One Hypomesus transpacificus isolate Combined female chromosome 6, fHypTra1, whole genome shotgun sequence DNA segment encodes these proteins:
- the map3k7 gene encoding mitogen-activated protein kinase kinase kinase 7 isoform X2, translated as MSLPSADMLETPPGYPFEEIEYADIEVEEVVGRGAFGVVCKAKWKGKDVAIKTIESESERKAFIVELRQLSRVNHQNIVKLYGSCNNPVCLVMEYAEGGSLYNVLHGAEPLPYYTASHAMSWCFQCSQGVAYLHGMKPKALIHRDLKPPNLLLVAGGTVLKICDFGTACDIQTHMTNNKGSAAWMAPEVFEGSNYSEKCDVFSWGIILWEVITRRKPFDEIGGPAFRIMWAVHNGTRPPLIKNLPKAIESLMTRCWSKDPSQRPSMEEIVKIMTHLMRYFPGSDEPLQYPYQYSDDGQSNSATSTGSYVDYTCTSTSNRSDVNMEHGDSQGSNDTIKIPFQFKPKVDPLRPSLPLSRGSSVESLSGRPQCLPSSESKRMSADLSELEHRMPFASTATCEQQRRRSVQDLSAICSESGQGSRNSSRSSSPSVRMMPPDKTNSRGYGFSPDDPSDTNGSDNSIPMAYLTLDHQLQPLAPCPNSKESMAVFEQHCKMAQEYLKVQTEIALLIQRKKELIAELDQDEKDQQNTSRLVQEHKKLLEENKSLSTFYQQCQKQLELIRAQQQKKQGTS; from the exons aTGTCATTGCCATCTGCCGATATGCTCGAAACTCCACCTGGTTATCCCTTTGAAGAAATAGAGTATGCGGACATTGAAGTTGAAGAG GTGGTTGGCAGAGGCGCTTTTGGAGTTGTCTGCAAGGCCAAATGGAAAGGCAAAGACGTTGCGATCAAGACCATAGAGAGTGAATCTGAAAGGAAGGCCTTCATAGTGGAG CTGAGACAACTTTCTCGAGTGAATCACCAAAACATTGTGAAGTTGTACGGCTCTTGCAATAATCCA GTATGCCTGGTGATGGAATATGCTGAAGGAGGGTCTTTGTATAATG TGCTGCATGGTGCAGAGCCCCTCCCCTATTACACTGCCTCCCATGCCATGAGCTGGTGCTTCCAGTGTTCACAGGGGGTGGCATATCTCCATGGCATGAAACCAAAAGCTCTCATTCACAGGGACCTCAAGCCACCCAA CCTGCTGCTTGTTGCGGGCGGCACCGTGCTTAAGATATGTGACTTTGGGACGGCTTGCGACATTCAGACCCACATGACTAACAACAAAGGAAGTGCAGCGTGGATGGCCCCTGAGGTGTTTGAAG GCAGCAATTACAGTGAGAAGTGTGATGTGTTCAGTTGGGGCATCATTCTCTGGGAGGTGATCACTCGCAGGAAGCCTTTTGATGAGATTGGAGGTCCAGCCTTTCGCATTATGTGGGCCGTGCATAACG GCACCCGCCCGCCTCTCATCAAGAACCTGCCGAAAGCCATAGAGAGCCTGATGACTCGCTGCTGGTCCAAAGACCCCTCACAGCGTCCCTCTATGGAGGAGATAGTCAAGATCATGACTCACCTCATGAGG TACTTCCCAGGTTCGGATGAGCCCCTGCAGTACCCCTACCAGTACTCAGACGATGGGCAGAGCAACTCGGCCACCAGCACAG GATCCTATGTTGATTACACTTGCACCAGCACGAGCAACAGAAGTGACGTAAACATGGAGCATGGCGACTCTCAAGGGAGCAACGACACCATCAAGATCCCCTTTCAGTTCAAACCAAAG GTAGACCCCTTGCGGCCCAGCCTGCCCCTGTCCAGAGGGAGCAGCGTGGAGAGCCTGTCTGGACGCCCCCAGTGCCTCCCCTCGTCAGAGAGCAAGAGGATGAGTGCCGACCTGTCCGAGCTGGAGCACAGGATGCCCTTTGCTTCTACAG CCACCTGTGAGCAGCAGAGACGAAGGTCTGTGCAGGACCTCTCAGCCATCTGCTCAGAGTCCGGTCAG GGGAGCAGGAACAGCAGCAGATCCTCAAGTCCCAGCGTGAGGATGATGCCTCCTGACAAAACCAACAGCCGAGGatatggcttctctcctgacGACCCCTCAG aTACCAACGGCTCCGACAATTCCATTCCCATGGCATATCTGACCCTGGATCACCAGCTGCAG CCCCTCGCTCCTTGTCCCAACTCCAAAGAGTCCATGGCTGTGTTTGAGCAGCACTGCAAAATGGCCCAAGAATACCTGAAAGTGCAAACGGAGATCGCCTTGCTGATCCAGAGGAA GAAAGAGCTGATCGCCGAACTGGACCAAGATGAGAAGGACCAGCAGAACACGTCCCGTCTGGTGCAGGAGCACAAGAAGCTGCTGGAGGAAAACAAGAGCCTGTCCACCTTCTACCAGCAGTGTCAAAAACAGCTGGAACTGATCCGGGCCCAGCAACAGAAGAAACAGGGTACCTCATGA
- the map3k7 gene encoding mitogen-activated protein kinase kinase kinase 7 isoform X1 gives MSLPSADMLETPPGYPFEEIEYADIEVEEVVGRGAFGVVCKAKWKGKDVAIKTIESESERKAFIVELRQLSRVNHQNIVKLYGSCNNPVCLVMEYAEGGSLYNVLHGAEPLPYYTASHAMSWCFQCSQGVAYLHGMKPKALIHRDLKPPNLLLVAGGTVLKICDFGTACDIQTHMTNNKGSAAWMAPEVFEGSNYSEKCDVFSWGIILWEVITRRKPFDEIGGPAFRIMWAVHNGTRPPLIKNLPKAIESLMTRCWSKDPSQRPSMEEIVKIMTHLMRYFPGSDEPLQYPYQYSDDGQSNSATSTGSYVDYTCTSTSNRSDVNMEHGDSQGSNDTIKIPFQFKPKVDPLRPSLPLSRGSSVESLSGRPQCLPSSESKRMSADLSELEHRMPFASTARPPYKRGHRKTASFGTILDVPKIVVTATCEQQRRRSVQDLSAICSESGQGSRNSSRSSSPSVRMMPPDKTNSRGYGFSPDDPSDTNGSDNSIPMAYLTLDHQLQPLAPCPNSKESMAVFEQHCKMAQEYLKVQTEIALLIQRKKELIAELDQDEKDQQNTSRLVQEHKKLLEENKSLSTFYQQCQKQLELIRAQQQKKQGTS, from the exons aTGTCATTGCCATCTGCCGATATGCTCGAAACTCCACCTGGTTATCCCTTTGAAGAAATAGAGTATGCGGACATTGAAGTTGAAGAG GTGGTTGGCAGAGGCGCTTTTGGAGTTGTCTGCAAGGCCAAATGGAAAGGCAAAGACGTTGCGATCAAGACCATAGAGAGTGAATCTGAAAGGAAGGCCTTCATAGTGGAG CTGAGACAACTTTCTCGAGTGAATCACCAAAACATTGTGAAGTTGTACGGCTCTTGCAATAATCCA GTATGCCTGGTGATGGAATATGCTGAAGGAGGGTCTTTGTATAATG TGCTGCATGGTGCAGAGCCCCTCCCCTATTACACTGCCTCCCATGCCATGAGCTGGTGCTTCCAGTGTTCACAGGGGGTGGCATATCTCCATGGCATGAAACCAAAAGCTCTCATTCACAGGGACCTCAAGCCACCCAA CCTGCTGCTTGTTGCGGGCGGCACCGTGCTTAAGATATGTGACTTTGGGACGGCTTGCGACATTCAGACCCACATGACTAACAACAAAGGAAGTGCAGCGTGGATGGCCCCTGAGGTGTTTGAAG GCAGCAATTACAGTGAGAAGTGTGATGTGTTCAGTTGGGGCATCATTCTCTGGGAGGTGATCACTCGCAGGAAGCCTTTTGATGAGATTGGAGGTCCAGCCTTTCGCATTATGTGGGCCGTGCATAACG GCACCCGCCCGCCTCTCATCAAGAACCTGCCGAAAGCCATAGAGAGCCTGATGACTCGCTGCTGGTCCAAAGACCCCTCACAGCGTCCCTCTATGGAGGAGATAGTCAAGATCATGACTCACCTCATGAGG TACTTCCCAGGTTCGGATGAGCCCCTGCAGTACCCCTACCAGTACTCAGACGATGGGCAGAGCAACTCGGCCACCAGCACAG GATCCTATGTTGATTACACTTGCACCAGCACGAGCAACAGAAGTGACGTAAACATGGAGCATGGCGACTCTCAAGGGAGCAACGACACCATCAAGATCCCCTTTCAGTTCAAACCAAAG GTAGACCCCTTGCGGCCCAGCCTGCCCCTGTCCAGAGGGAGCAGCGTGGAGAGCCTGTCTGGACGCCCCCAGTGCCTCCCCTCGTCAGAGAGCAAGAGGATGAGTGCCGACCTGTCCGAGCTGGAGCACAGGATGCCCTTTGCTTCTACAG cACGCCCCCCGTATAAACGAGGCCACCGTAAAACGGCATCATTTGGCACCATTCTGGATGTCCCCAAGATCGTCGTAACAG CCACCTGTGAGCAGCAGAGACGAAGGTCTGTGCAGGACCTCTCAGCCATCTGCTCAGAGTCCGGTCAG GGGAGCAGGAACAGCAGCAGATCCTCAAGTCCCAGCGTGAGGATGATGCCTCCTGACAAAACCAACAGCCGAGGatatggcttctctcctgacGACCCCTCAG aTACCAACGGCTCCGACAATTCCATTCCCATGGCATATCTGACCCTGGATCACCAGCTGCAG CCCCTCGCTCCTTGTCCCAACTCCAAAGAGTCCATGGCTGTGTTTGAGCAGCACTGCAAAATGGCCCAAGAATACCTGAAAGTGCAAACGGAGATCGCCTTGCTGATCCAGAGGAA GAAAGAGCTGATCGCCGAACTGGACCAAGATGAGAAGGACCAGCAGAACACGTCCCGTCTGGTGCAGGAGCACAAGAAGCTGCTGGAGGAAAACAAGAGCCTGTCCACCTTCTACCAGCAGTGTCAAAAACAGCTGGAACTGATCCGGGCCCAGCAACAGAAGAAACAGGGTACCTCATGA